Below is a window of Myxococcaceae bacterium JPH2 DNA.
GCACTTCCGGACCTGCCGGCCCCGCTCGTTCCCTCCGCCCTGCGCGCGGCCCTCCGCCGTCGTCGCCTGGAGGCCCCCGAAAGCAGCCAGGTGGTCTCCGTGCCAGGGTGGATGGCGCTCGAAGCCGGGCTGCGCGCATGGGGGACCACCACCCAGTCCCGGCTCCGCGCTCGCTTCGCGCTGCGCCAGGGCATCTCGCGACTGGCCGCGCTCCGAACCCCGGCCGCGCTGTCCCGCGTGGTCGCTCCGTCCCTGGCGGCGCGCGAGGTGTTCGTGGCGGCGCGAGCGCGGGGCGCCCGATGCGTCCTGGTGGAGGACCTGCCCAACCTGCGCGCCCTCCACGCGGACCTGGACGAGGCCTTCGCGCGCCACCCCGAGGAGCACTTCCTGCGCAACCATCGCGCCAGCGCCCGCGACGTGGCACGGCAGGAAGCGGAGCGACTCCTCGCGGACGAAATCTGGGTGCGGGGTGACTTCGCTCGCGAGCAACTCCTGCGCGCCGGCGTCCCGGCGGAGCGGATTCGAGAGCTGCACCCTCGCCCCGAGACCGTCGACGCTTCGAGAGAGCGCACGTCCACGGGTCACCGCGTGACGCACCTGCACCGCGTGGCGCTGCTGGCGGGTCCGGCGCTCGCGCGAATGGGCGCGCCCGAGGCCCTGGCCGCCCTGGAAGCCCGCCCTGAATGGACCCTCTGGGTGCGCCCCGCCGAGGACTCGGACCTGATGCGCCTGGAGCATCCCCGGGTCCGCGTGGTGACGGCCCAGCAGCAGCAGGCCCTGGACGGTGTGGCTGCGGTGCTCGCCCCCGCCTGGTGCGAGAGCCAGCCGCCCGAACTGGCCCGAGCCATCGCCCGAGGCATCCCGGTCATCGCCACGGACCGGGCGGCGGGCTTCCTGCCCTGCCGCACCATCCCCCGAGGCAACGTCCCGGCCCTGGTGGCGGAGCTGGATGCGCTCACGCCCCCACGCCGAAGCGCGCTCGCGCAGGGCAGCCCGCACCGGAACCCGCGGTAGACGCGGGTCCCGGCTTGGCGCTCGCTACTCCACCCGCTCGATGACGAGCGGACGCGGCGCGGGCGCCTGGGCTCCCACGCGGTAGGCGGCCAGCAGGCGCGCCTTCACGTCCTCCACGGGGGCCGCGTCGTTGTAGTGCACGCGCACCATCGGCTCGCCGCGCGTCACCGCGTCCCCCACCTTCTTCAGCAGGGTGAAGCCCACCGCCGGGTCGATGCGGCTGTCCACGCGCTGGCGGCCCGCGCCGAGCGCCACCGCGGCCAGGCCCACGCCCTCGGTGTGGATGCTCGTCACGAAGCCATCCGCGGGCGCCACCACGTCCACGGTGGACCGCGCCGTGGGCAGGAGCGAGTAGTCGTCGATGGCGTGCGGGTCGCCGCCCTGCGACTGGACGATCTCCTTGAGCTTGCGCACCGCGCTGCCGTCCTCCACCGACTTGCGCAGCTTCTCGCGGGCCTCGGCCACCGAGCCGGCCTTCTTGCCCAGCACCAGCATCTCCGCCGTGAGCGCGTAGGTGATTTCGGTGTAGTCCTCGGGCGCGTCGCCGCGGAGCATGTCCACCGCCTCGCGGACCTCCAGCGCGTTGCCAATCTGCCGGCCCAGCGGCTGGTCCATGTCCGTCAGCAGCGCCACGACCTTGCGGTTCATCTCCGCGCCCAGGCCAATCATGGTGCGCGCCAGCGTGCGGGCGTCATCCACGGTCTTCATGAACGCGCCGCTGCCCACCTTCACGTCCAGCACGAGGGCGTCGATGCCCTCCGCCAGCTTCTTGCTCATGATGGACGAGGCAATCAGCGGGATGCAGTCCACCGTCGCCGTCACGTCGCGCAGGGCGTAGAGCTTCTTGTCGGCGGGCGCCACCTGCGCCGTCTGGCCGATGAGGCAGCAGCCCACCTCGCGCACCAGCCGACGGTACTCGCTGGTGGGCAGGTCCACCCGGAAGCCGGGGATGGACTCCAGCTTGTCCAGCGTCCCGCCCGTGTGGCCCAGGCCTCGGCCTGAAATCATGGGCACCGGCACGCCACAGGCCGCCGCCAGGGGCGCCAGGCTCAGGGAGACCTTGTCCCCCACGCCTCCCGTGGAGTGCTTGTCCACCTTCACCGCCGGCGTGTCCGAGAGGTCCAGCACCTCGCCGGACTCCAGCATCGCCCGGGCCCACGCGCCCAGCTCCCGCGCGTCCAGCCCCTTGAAGAAGATGGCCATGCACATGGCGGCCATCTGGTAGTCCGCTACCGTGCCCGCGGTGTATGCCTCGATGAATGCCCGGATGTCCGACGGGTCCAGCTTCTGGCCGTCGCGCTTGGCCTTGATGAGCTCGTAGGGTTGCACAAGGTCAGGCCATACCAGGAACAGTGCCCCCCATGCACTCCGGGAAAGGCGCCTGAGCATCTGGTAGATACCGGGAAATGATGCAACGCCGACTCCTGGTCCTCGCCCTGGCCGCGCTTGCGTGCGCGTGCTCCAAGAAGAAGGAAGAGCCGTCTTCGGGCCCCGCCCCGACCCCGGCCGCCACCGCCCAGGCGGCCGAGAAGGCCCCCAACGCCGTGGGACTCGTCATCGACGTGGGCGGGCGCGGCGACCACTCCTTCAACGACGCGGCCCTCCGAGGCCTGGAGCTGTGGGCGTCCGGCAAGCGCTACGAGGGCGGCCGCTACGTGGACGCCTCGGCCGAGGAGCTGCGCGAGTCCATTTCCTCGGACCTGGCCTCCATCGCCCCGAACATCAAGCCCCTGGCGGTCAAGCCGCTGGTCCTCCAGAGCAAGGCCCAGGAGGACTACGCCCCCAACCTCCAGCTCCTCGTCGAGCAGGGCGCGCAGCTCACCATCGGCAATGGCTACATGCTGGCCAACGCCGTGCGCGACGTGGCCACGGAGAACCCGAAGTCCCTCTTCCTGCTCATCGACAGCCAGGTGCTGGATGCGCAGGGCAAGGCGCGGCAGCTCCCCAACGTGCGCACCATCCTGTTCAAGGAGCAGGAGGGCAGCTTCCTCGTGGGCGCGCTCGCGGGGCTGGTGACGAAGACGGGCAAGGTGGGCTTCGTGGGAGGCATCGAGGTGCCGCTCATCAAGCGCTTCGAGACGGGCTACCGCGCGGGCGTCATGACGACGAACCCGAAGGCGGCGGCGAGCCTGATGGGCGTCTACACGGGCAGCTTCAACAGCGTGGCGGCCGGCAAGCAGGTGGCGCAGGACCTCATCGCCAAGGGCGCGGACGTCGTCTTCCACGCGGCGGGCGCGGACGGGCTGGGCGTCATCCAGGCGGTGAAGGAGGCGCGCGCGGCGGGCAAGAGCGTGTACGCCATCGGCGTGGACTCGGACCAGTCGCACCTGGCGCCGGACGCCATCCTCACGTCCATGGTGAAGCACACCGACCTCGCGGTGTACCAGGCGTCGCGCGACCTGCTCGACGGCAAGCTCCTGGCGGGTGAGCAGGTGCTCGGGCTGAAGGAGAACGGCGTGGGCATGGCCGACGTGCGCGTGGACTTCCCGGGCAAGGCGGAGGCGCTCCAGAAGGTGGAGGCGCTGCGCCAGCGCATCGTGGCGGGTCAGCTCTCGGTGCCGGGCACGCAGGCGGAACTCGCCTCCTTCCAGGCTGTCGCGCCCTGATTTCCCTCCGGCATATCTCCAAGAGTTTCGGAGCGGTCAGCGCGCTGGATGACGTGTCGCTCGACATCCGCGAGGGCGAGCTGCTCGCGGTGGTGGGCGAGAACGGCGCGGGCAAGTCCAGCCTGATGAACGTGCTGTACGGGCTGTACCAGCCGGACGCCGGAGAGCTGGTGCTGGACGGTCAGCCCGTGCGCTTCAAGAGTCCGCGCGACGCCATCGCGCGCGGCATCGGCATGGTGCACCAGCACTTCATGCTCGTGCCCACGCTGAGCGTGGCGGAGAACGTGGTGCTCGGCCGCGAGCCCACCCGCCGTGGCGTGTTCGACGTGGAGCGCGCGTGCGAGGAGGTGGCCGCCACCTGCCAGCGCTTCGGGTTCCAGTTGGAGCCGCGCGCCCGCGTGGACACGCTCACGGTGGGCTCGCAGCAGAAGGTGGAGATCGTCAAGGCGCTGCACCGAGGCGCCCAGGTGCTCATCCTCGATGAGCCCACCGCGGTCCTCACGCCCCAGGAGGCCGAGGAGCTGGCGCGCGTCATGCGCGGACTCGTGGCACAGGGGCGCACCGTGGTGCTCATCAGCCACAAGCTCGAGGAGGTGCTCGGCGTCTCCAGTCGCGTGGCGGTGATGCGCCGAGGCCGGCTGGTGACGGAGGTCCGTGCGCAAGACACCACCGCCGCCGCGCTGTCCTCGCTCATGGTGGGCGACTGCCAGCCCGTCGCGGCCCAGGTGTCGACCGAGGCGCATGCGCCGGGGCCCGTGGTGCTCGACGCGAAGGACCTCAAGGCCGTGGGCGACAACGGCCGCCCCGCCCTTCGAGGCGTGAGCCTGACAGTGCACGCGGGAGAAATCGTCGGCATCGCGGGCGTGGACGGCAACGGTCAGCGCGAGCTGGCCGAGGTGCTCACCGGACTGCGCTCGCTGGAGAGCGGTGAGGGCACGTTGCTCGGCGGTGGCCTGGGACGCTTGACGCCCGCCGAGGCGCGCCGCCGGGGCGTGGGCCACGTGCCCGAGGATCGCCTGCGCCGCGCGGTGGTGAAGGACATGACGGTGGAGGAGAACGTGGCCCTGGGCCGACACGCCCAGCCTCCCTTCGCCAAGGGCCCGTGGGTGGACTTCGCCGGGCGCCGCGAGCGGGCGGAGAAGCTGCTGCGGGACTACGACGTGCGCCCGCCGGACCCCGAGCTGCCGCTGCGCGCGCTGTCCGGAGGCAACCAGCAGAAGGTCGTGGTGGCGCGCGAGCTGGACGCCGACCCGAAGCTGCTCGTGGTGGTGCAGCCCACGCGCGGGTTGGACATCGGCGCGGTGGCGCAGGTGCACGCCCGGCTGCGCGAGGCGCGAGCCCGAGGCGCGGGAGTGTTGATGGTGTCGCTGGACCTGGAGGAAGTGCTGGCGCTGTCCGACCGCGTCTATGTGCTGTTCGAGGGCCGGGTGACGGGCACGTTCACGCGCGCCGAGTTCGACGAGCGCGAGCTGGGCCGCCGCATGACGGGAGCGGAGGCGGCCCATGGGTGAGCGCGCGAGGCAGGCCCTCCCCTCGGTGCTGTCGGTGCTCCTGGCGCTGGTGCTGTGTTGGATCGCCATCGCGATGACTCGCGACGTGGACACCGCCACCCGCGCCTATCTCCAGATGTTCTGGGGCGGCGTGGGCAACTGGCCCGCGTTCCTCGACGGCGGACCGGTGAGCGCCCTCACCCGCCCGCTCGGCGAGGCCGCGATGAAGGCGGCGCTGCTGACGCTCACGGGCTTGTCCGTGGCGGTGGCCTTCAAGGTCGGCCTGTTCAACATCGGCGCGCAGGGGCAGATGATTCTGGGCGCGCTCGCCGCGGCGGTGGTGGGTGCGCAGCTGAACGTGCCCGCGGTGTTCCACATCCCGGCCGCACTGGCGGCCGCCGCGCTCGCCGGAGGCTTGTGGGCTGGCATCGCCGCCACGCTGCGCATCCGGCGCGGCGTGCACGAGGTCATCTCCACCATCATGCTGAACTGGGTAGCGGTGAGCCTGGTGGACAACTGGCTCGTCATCGGGCCGCTCAAGGCCGTGGCCCAGGGGCAGCAGTCCTCCATCACCGGCACCGCGGAGATCCTCTCCAGCGCGCAGCTGCCGCGCCTGTTGGGCGACCTGTCTCGCCTCAACCTGGGCTTCCCGCTGGCGCTCGCCGCGGCGGTGGGTGTGGACCTGTGGCTCAAGCGCCTGCGCGTGGGCTTCGAGACGCGCGCGGTGGGCCTGGGACCGGACGCGGCGCGCACGGCGGGCATCCCCGTGGCGTGGCGCACGGGACAGGCCATGGTGCTGGCGGGCGCCATGGCGGGACTTGCGGGCGCGGTGCTGGTGCTCGGCACCGAGGGGCGCTACCCCGGCACGCTCGGCGCACCCTATGGCTTCGACGGCATCGCCATCGCGCTCATCGGCAACAACAATCCCCTGGGCCTCACCGTGGCGGCGCTCGTCTTCGGCGTGCTGCGCGCGGGAGGCACACGCATGCAGCTGTTGGGTGTGCACAAGAGCTTCCCGGAGCTGATTCAAGGGCTGGCGCTGCTGTTCGTCGCGGGCCGGCTCATCTGGCTCGCCGTCCTGCGCCGCCGGCCTCGCGCCGTGGTCGCGCCCGCCGCTCCGGTGGTGGAGGTCCCCCGTGCTTGAGGTGCTCCACTCGCTGCTGTTCTCCACGCTGGACGCGGCACCGGCCCTGGTGTTCGCCGCGCTGGGCGCCGTACTGTCCGAGCGCGCGGGCGTGGTGGACGTGGGCGTCGAGGGAATGATGCGCGCGGGCGCCTTCTGCGCGGCCGTGGCGGCCCTGGCGATGCCCACCCCCCTCGCGGTGCTGGTGGGCATGGGCGCGGGCGCCGGCATGGCGGCCATCCACGGCTGGCTGTGCATCCGCTGGCGCTCGGACCAGGTGGTGTCCGGCATGGCGCTCAACCTCGTGGCGCTCGCGGGCGGCACCTTCCTGCTCGAGTCCCTCTTCGGCCCCAACGGCACGCCGCCCATCACCCAGCTGTCGCGCTGGGACATCCCGGGACTTGCCTCGGTGCCCGTGCTGGGCGCGCTCTCCGGACACGCCGCGCCTACCTACCTTGCGCTCCTGCTGCCCTTCCTCTTCCAGGGGCTGCTGACGCGCACGCCGCTGGGCCTGCGACTGCGCGCCGTGGGCGACAAGCCGCACGCGGTGGCCACGCTCGGCCTGTCCGTGCCCGCGCTGCGCTGGGGCGCGGTGGTGGGCGGGGGACTCCTGGCCGGACTCGGGGGCGCGGTGCTCTCCACGGCCGTATTGGATCGCTTCGAGCAGCACACTCCCGCGGGGCTCGGCTTCATGGCCCTGGCCGCCATGGTCTTCGGTCGCTGGACGCCCGTGGGCGCATTCCTCGCCGCGCTCTTCTTCGCGTTCGGAAACGCGCTGCGCATTGGCCTCGCGTCCAGCGCGCCCCACTTGATGGACCTCGTACCGCAGGGCGTCTTGCTCGCCCTCCCCTATCTGATGACATTGGTCCTGCTGGGCCTGCAGGGACAGCGCAGCAGTGCCCCCGCCGCCCTCGGTGTCCCCTTCGAGCAGGAGTCCCGCTGAGTCGGGTGCGGCACCGGGTCTGTTCAAACCTGGGTCAACTCTGATTCTTGGTCTCCATTGACTCACTCGCGTTCGCGAGTGGGGCTCGGTCCGACGCGCCTGATCGCGATGCGGGGAGTTCAAGCCCGCGCCACGACTGGGCTTGTCGGGAACGCATCAATCAAGACGCGCGCTTCAGCGTGGGTGGACCCACGGCATGCGGCTGGCATGTGCCCAAGGCCATGACGGACCGCGTGCCGGAGTCGACCCGGACGCCGGGGGGAGTCTGAGCCTGCCCGGCACGCGGTTCGCGAAACACAGGACGACACCCGGGTGCATCGGGCCCGGTCACGACGGCGGGGTGGCGTGATGCGGGAGACGACGGGAACGACCGCGGCGAACCGACCGCGAGTCCTGGCGGTGGACGTGGAGTCGGGAGGCGCGGAGCGAGTCCGCTCCATCCTGGCACCCGCGGGCTATGACGTCCTGCCCGCGCGGGGAACCACCGCGGCGCTCGAGGCCGCGGCACACCAAACCGCGGACTTGGTGCTCCTGGACGTGGAGCGCGCCGGCACGGTGGGGCTCGAGGCCTTCCGGCGCCTGCGCGAGGAGCTGCGGCGGCCCTCGCTGCCCATCCTCATGCTCACGCCGTCCGCGGATCGCCAGACGCGCCGCGAGGTGCTGGAGGCCGGCGTGGATGACCTGCTCATCACCGAGCCACTGGACGCACAGGAGCTGAAGGTGCGCGTCCACACCCTGCTCGAGCTGAAGTCCCACCGCGAGGACAGCGGGCCGCGCGAGGCACTCCAGGATCCACGCCAGCGCTGGGTCCGCATGGAGCGGCTGGCGCGCGTGGGGACGCTGGCGGCGGACGTGGCGCAGCAGCTCGGCCAGCTGGGGGAAGGACTCCAGCGAGCACTGGAGCACGTGCGCTCGCGAGCGGCCCAGGGCCTGGCTCCGGATCCCGAGGAACTGCACCGCCTGGGGCACGCGGGCGAGCAGATGCGGCTGCACGGCCAGCACCTGCTGTCGCTCGGTCCGACGGGCCCGGCGGACATCCAGCGCTTCGACCTGCGAACCCTGGTGCCCGAGGTCCTCAAGCGCATGCGCGCGAAGGGACGATTGGGCCAGGCGGACGTGCGGATGGTGCTGCCGGAGGACCCCATCGGCGGCGTGTTCAACCGGCGTCAGCTGGAGCAGGTGCTGGTGGAGCTGGTGAGCAACGCCGTGGACGCACTGGAAGACGTCACGGATCGGCCGCGCGTGGTGCATGTGGGCGTGGAGCTGCCCGACATGTTCGGCGACTTCGGGCCCCGCTTCTTCGTGAAGGACAACGGCATCGGCATCTTCGAGGACGAGCTGCAGGCCGTCTTCGCGCCGTACTACACGACCAAGGCGCCCGACCGGAACGTGGGGCTGGGCCTCACCGTGGCGCGCACCTTGGTGGAGTCCATGGGTGGCAAGCTCATGGCGAGGAGCCTCGTCAACGTGGGCAGCACCTTCACGGTGGAGCTGCCCGAGCAGACAGCCTCCTGGTAGGCCGCGCGGGCCGCCCTCCCTCGGGCCCGCGCGCGCCTGGGAGACTTAGAAGCGGTAGGCGATGCCCGCCAGCGCCTCCATGGTGAAGAAGCTGTCATCGAGCCGCGTGTAGACGGACGGCCCCATCTTCAGGCTGAAGTTCACGTTCATCTGGCTGCTGAGGAAGTACTCCACGCCGCCGCCGAACAGGATGGGCACCACCGCCCCGATGTCCTCGCCGAAGTAGACGTGGAACGGGATGTCGATGCCCGCGTTCAGCATCAGCGCGCTGCCCACCGGGAAGCCCGCCGTCAGGCTGACAGGGAGCGCCATGCCGAAGTCCGCGCCCCCGTGATAGCGCCGGTAGAAGTCCTCGAAGTAGATGATGGGCCCGGGCTGGAACGTGAGCGCGAGCGAGACCTTGTTGGTCTTCGCCAGCATGATGCGCAGCCAGAGCTGGAGCTTGACGCCGGGGTCCACGAAGTCGACCGCGCCCTCACGGCCCCAGTTGAAGGTGAACTTGCCGCCGACATCCACGTTGGACGAGCCACCGTGCAGCAAGCCCAGCGTGAGGCCGGGCCAGCCCACCTGACCCGAGAAGACGGTGTTGCCCGTCCCCAGCGCATCGGCGCCGAGGATGGACCAGCCCTGGCCACGCTGGGCGAGCGCCGTGCCGGGGAGGGACAGCAGGCAGGCGAGGAGAAAACCTGGGACGAGACGCTTCACACAGTGCCTTTCTGCGAAGGGCCGAGCGGGGGGCCACGGCCAGTGGGAGAGAGTTGCGATTCAGGACTCAGGCCGGCTGGCCTCGCTCACGCGCCAGCACCAGAAACGCGTCGATGAACGTGGCCAGCTTGGCCTCGGCGCGCTCGCGGGCCGTGGCCAGGGACTCGCTGGGTGACAGCGCTTCCTTGCGCTCGAAGTAGTATTTGATCTTCGGCTCGGTGCCGGAGGGCCGCAGCGTGACGCGCGCGCCGCCTTCCAACTCATACGCCAGCACGTTGGACGGGGGCAGTCCGCCGTCACCGCGCTGGTAGTCGCGCACGGCGCGCACGGCCTCGCCTCCGATGCGCGCGGGCGGCGACGCACGGAAGCCCTCCATGATGCCGCGGATGGCCTGGGCCCCCGAGGCGCCCGGCAGCGTCACGTTGCGCTGCGCGCCCACGTGCAGACCGAAGCGCCGCTGGATCTCTTCCAGGTAACCGAGCACCGTGGTGCCACGCGACTCGCACCACGCCGCCAGGTCCGCGAACACCAGCGCCGCGCCCACGCCGTCCTTGTCGCGCGTCACGGTGCCCACGGTGTAGCCGAGCGCCTCTTCGTAGCCGAAGACGAACTGCGTGCCCTCGGCGCGCTCGCGCTCCAGCGCGCGGTTGGCGATCCACTTGAAGCCGGTGAGCACCTCGTCGTAGGCGGCGTCCAGCGCGCGCGCCAGCTCGCCCAGCTGCGTGGACGACACGATGGTCGTCACCACGTGCGGACGCGCGCGCTTGGTCCCCTGCGTGAGGACGTAGTGCCCGAGCAGCACGCCCACCTCGTTGCCGGTGAGCATGCGCAGCGCGCCGTGATTCTCCCGCGCCATCACCGCGAGCCGGTCCGCGTCCGGATCATTGGCGAGCACCAGGTCCGCCTTCACGCGCTCCGCGGTGGCGAGCGACAGGTCCATCGCGCCCGGCTCCTCGGGATTGGGGAAGCGCACCGTGGGGAAGCGCCCGTCGGGCACGTGCTGCTCGGCCACCGGGGTGACGCGCGCGAAGCCCGCATCCCGCAGGGCCCGCTCGGCCCACACGCCGCCCACGCCGTGCATCGCGGTGTACACGATGGACAGCGACGCGGAGCCGCGCCCGTGCAGGCGCAGTCCCTGGATGGCGCTCAAGTACGCCTCGCCCACCGAGGCCGGCAGGTCGCGCCACAGGCCCTTCGCCCGAGCCTCGGCGGCGGGGCGCAGCGGCACCTGATTGGCCGGCTCCACGCGAGCGATGGCGGCGGCGATGCCCTTGTCGTGCGGGGGGATGATCTGCGCGCCGTTGCCCCAGTAGACCTTGTAGCCGTTGTACTCGGGGGGGTTGTGGCTGGCGGTCACCATCACCGCCGCGGCGGCGCCCAGGTGCAGCACGGCGAAGGCCGTGACAGGGGTGGGCACCGGCTCGGGGAAGAAGAGCGCGGGGATGCCCTCGGCGGCGAGGACCGCGGCGGTGTCCTCGGCCAGCTCCTGGCTCAGGCGCCGCGCGTCGCGGCCCACCACCACGCCCCGCGTCGTCACGTCGGGCACATGGGCCTTGAGATAGCGCGCCAGTCCCGCGGTGGTGCGGCGCACCACGGCACGGTTCATCCGGTTCGGACCCGCGCCGAGCACCCCGCGCAGCCCCGCGGTGCCGAACTCCAGGTCGCCCGCGAAGCGGTCCGCGAGGTCCGCCAGGTCACCGCCCGCGAGAACCTGCGCCAGCTCCGCCGCGGTCTCGGGATCCGGATCCGCCTGACGCCACGCCTCCGCCCGCTCTCTCAGTCCGGTGGTGTCCATGTGTTGTCGCCTCGTGTCGCCGGGTGGGGTGCGGCGGGCTCGGTCCCGTCGCGGTTCAGGTGTAGTCGGTGAGCTTGCGCCGGGTGGCCCGGGCCTTGGGCCCATCCTTCCCGCCCTGACATGCCACGCAGAACTCCGCGTAGGGCATCGCCTGAAGGCGGCCGGTGGGGATGTCGTCGCCGCACTCCTCGCACTCACCAAAGGAGTCCGGGTCCTCGCGCAGCTTGCCCAGGGCCTTCACCACGCGGGCCAACACGCCATCCGTGTTGCGATTCCGACTGGAGGCGATGGCCTGCATCATCTCGTTGAGCGGCTGCTCGTCCTCATCGCCGCCCACGCGCGCATCGTCCGTGCGATTGGGCTCGATGCGCTGGGGGGCCTTGCCCGTCAGCTCCGCGTGGAGCGCCAGAAGCTGCTGCAGGTAGGCCTCTCGCTGTTTCGGCGTCACGGTCGTGGCGGTCAGTACTGCGCGGTGGAGATCTGCCCGGTGACGATGGCAACGGATGACGACGCACCAATGCGGTTGGCGCCCGCGCGGATCATCTTCAGCGCGTCCTCGGCGGAGCGCACCCCACCGGAGGCCTTCACGCCCACGTCATCGCCCACGGTCTGGCGCATCAGCTCGATGTCCTTCACCGTCGCGCCGCCAGGGCCAAAACCCGTGGACGTCTTCACGAAGGCCGCGCCGGCCGCCTTGGACAGCGCGCACGCGACGACCTTCTCCTCGTCCGTCAGCAGCCCCGTCTCCAGGATGACCTTCACGGGCAGCGGGTGGCTCGCCTCCACGACCGCGGCGATGTCCTGGTGCACCAGGCGGTAATCCCGGGCCTTGAGCGCGCCCACGTTGATCACCATGTCGATTTCCCGCGCGCCCGCGCGGATGGACTCGCGCGCCTCGAAGGCCTTGGCTGCGGGCAGCGACGCGCCCAGCGGGAAGCCCACCACGGCGATGGGCACGGCATGCGCGCCGGCCAGCACGCGCGCCGCCGTGGCCACATGCACGCTGTTCACGCACACGGTGGCGAAGCTGTACTGGCGCGCCTCCTCCGCCACGCGGACCACGTCCTCGGTGCGCGCATCGGGCTTGAGCAGCGTGTGGTCGATGTAGGGCGCCAGGTCGGCCGCGCCGCGAATGGCGTCAGGAGGAACGCGCGCGGTGGCGGTCTTCACGCCGGGCTCACGCCGCGCGGGCTCCACGAGCACTTCCACGGTCGAGTCCTCGGCGGTCGTCTCGGCCTCGGCGGTCGCGCCGGGCGGCACCGCTCCCCGGGCCTCAGCCCAGGCGAGCATGCGGCGGCGGGCGTGGTCAGCAAGCTCCTCAACGGCTTTGAAGAAGTCCTCGGAGTCGGACATGTCGCGCCCCTTAGCCCACTTCGCTGCCCTCGGGAAGCGCTCGGATGGGTGCTGCTGAACAGGTCGCACCCAGGTGCCGAGGGTGGGAGCGGAGCGGTAGAGTGCGATTCGTGACGTTCTTCGCGCGGCTCCTTGGATTCTTCTTCCTTCTGCTCGCTCCACTCGGAGGGCCTGCCGCCGCACCCGCCGTGCCATCGAGCAGTGCGGGCCGGCAGCTCTCGGTGTACTTCCTGGACGTGGGCCAGGGCGACGCGCTGCTCATCGTCTCCCCCGAGGGCAAGACGGTGCTCGTCGATGGTGGCCCTCCGGAAGCGGCGCCTCGGCTGGCGGCGCGGCTGCGCGAACTGGTGAAGGGCCCGTTGGATCTCGTCATCCTCACGCACCCGCATCTGGATCATCTGGGTGGACTCACCGCGGCGATTCGAGCAGTGGGCGCGCGGCGCTTCATGGACCCTGGCTTCAATCACCCGAGCGAGGCCTACCGCGACCTGCTGAACTTCGTGGGCAAGGAGGTGGGCCAGGTGATGACGCCCCAGCCCAACCCGCGCTCACCCCAGTCGCTGCTCACCATCGGACTGGGCGAGGGCGTGGCCTTGACGGTGCTGTGGCCGCGCGTGCCGCAGGAGTCGTTCCTCGACGACACGCGCTCGGATCCCAACTCCAACTCCATCGTGACGAAGCTCACGTTCGGATCCACGTCCTTCCTGCTGACAGGAGACTCGGAGCCGGACACCGAGGAGGTCCTGCTCCAGAAGCCGCTCGACCTGACGGCCACCGTGCTGAAGGTGGCCCACCATGGAGGCCGCCACTCCACGACCGCCGCCTTCCTGCGCCGGGTGAAGCCGCGCGTCGCGGTCATCTCCTGCGGCAAGGGCAACGACTATGGCCACCCCAGCCCGGAGGTCCTCGAACGGCTGGACACCGCCGGCGTCCGCACCTTCCGCACCGACCAGGACGGCGAGGTCGTCGCGGTGAGTGATGGAACCTCCGTCACCCTGCGCTCGGCCCGAGGCATCACAGCGCCCGGGGTCGTGCAGGGAGAACAGGGCCCAGGACCGGTGGCGCTCGGTCCCATCGAGCCCAGCGTGCATCGACGCTCAGGCGGTTCGAAGGAGCGAGAGAAAGAGCCCGGGAGCCGTGAGCCCTCGAGCCCGAGCCGCCCCGCCCCACCTCCCGTGGAGCGCGCGCCCGTGAGTGCGGAGGGACAGCACTACGTATCGCTGAAGGGCAGCAAGGTGTTCCACCGTGAGGACTGCCCGACCTTGAAGCGCTCGCACAATGAGCGCACCGTCTACCCCAGCCGCGAGGCCGCCGCCCGCGAGCGCCGTCCGGCGGAGGACTGCCACCCATGAGCCCGCGACTGCCTCTCCTGCTGGGCCTGCTGCTCG
It encodes the following:
- a CDS encoding ABC transporter ATP-binding protein encodes the protein MSLDIREGELLAVVGENGAGKSSLMNVLYGLYQPDAGELVLDGQPVRFKSPRDAIARGIGMVHQHFMLVPTLSVAENVVLGREPTRRGVFDVERACEEVAATCQRFGFQLEPRARVDTLTVGSQQKVEIVKALHRGAQVLILDEPTAVLTPQEAEELARVMRGLVAQGRTVVLISHKLEEVLGVSSRVAVMRRGRLVTEVRAQDTTAAALSSLMVGDCQPVAAQVSTEAHAPGPVVLDAKDLKAVGDNGRPALRGVSLTVHAGEIVGIAGVDGNGQRELAEVLTGLRSLESGEGTLLGGGLGRLTPAEARRRGVGHVPEDRLRRAVVKDMTVEENVALGRHAQPPFAKGPWVDFAGRRERAEKLLRDYDVRPPDPELPLRALSGGNQQKVVVARELDADPKLLVVVQPTRGLDIGAVAQVHARLREARARGAGVLMVSLDLEEVLALSDRVYVLFEGRVTGTFTRAEFDERELGRRMTGAEAAHG
- a CDS encoding ABC transporter permease, with product MGERARQALPSVLSVLLALVLCWIAIAMTRDVDTATRAYLQMFWGGVGNWPAFLDGGPVSALTRPLGEAAMKAALLTLTGLSVAVAFKVGLFNIGAQGQMILGALAAAVVGAQLNVPAVFHIPAALAAAALAGGLWAGIAATLRIRRGVHEVISTIMLNWVAVSLVDNWLVIGPLKAVAQGQQSSITGTAEILSSAQLPRLLGDLSRLNLGFPLALAAAVGVDLWLKRLRVGFETRAVGLGPDAARTAGIPVAWRTGQAMVLAGAMAGLAGAVLVLGTEGRYPGTLGAPYGFDGIAIALIGNNNPLGLTVAALVFGVLRAGGTRMQLLGVHKSFPELIQGLALLFVAGRLIWLAVLRRRPRAVVAPAAPVVEVPRA
- a CDS encoding BMP family ABC transporter substrate-binding protein, translating into MQRRLLVLALAALACACSKKKEEPSSGPAPTPAATAQAAEKAPNAVGLVIDVGGRGDHSFNDAALRGLELWASGKRYEGGRYVDASAEELRESISSDLASIAPNIKPLAVKPLVLQSKAQEDYAPNLQLLVEQGAQLTIGNGYMLANAVRDVATENPKSLFLLIDSQVLDAQGKARQLPNVRTILFKEQEGSFLVGALAGLVTKTGKVGFVGGIEVPLIKRFETGYRAGVMTTNPKAAASLMGVYTGSFNSVAAGKQVAQDLIAKGADVVFHAAGADGLGVIQAVKEARAAGKSVYAIGVDSDQSHLAPDAILTSMVKHTDLAVYQASRDLLDGKLLAGEQVLGLKENGVGMADVRVDFPGKAEALQKVEALRQRIVAGQLSVPGTQAELASFQAVAP
- a CDS encoding thymidine phosphorylase; protein product: MQPYELIKAKRDGQKLDPSDIRAFIEAYTAGTVADYQMAAMCMAIFFKGLDARELGAWARAMLESGEVLDLSDTPAVKVDKHSTGGVGDKVSLSLAPLAAACGVPVPMISGRGLGHTGGTLDKLESIPGFRVDLPTSEYRRLVREVGCCLIGQTAQVAPADKKLYALRDVTATVDCIPLIASSIMSKKLAEGIDALVLDVKVGSGAFMKTVDDARTLARTMIGLGAEMNRKVVALLTDMDQPLGRQIGNALEVREAVDMLRGDAPEDYTEITYALTAEMLVLGKKAGSVAEAREKLRKSVEDGSAVRKLKEIVQSQGGDPHAIDDYSLLPTARSTVDVVAPADGFVTSIHTEGVGLAAVALGAGRQRVDSRIDPAVGFTLLKKVGDAVTRGEPMVRVHYNDAAPVEDVKARLLAAYRVGAQAPAPRPLVIERVE